In one Hemiscyllium ocellatum isolate sHemOce1 chromosome 29, sHemOce1.pat.X.cur, whole genome shotgun sequence genomic region, the following are encoded:
- the linc.pou2af1 gene encoding colorectal cancer associated 2: protein MEANSIETFKGEWLIKKTEPEKQKVYQGVRVKITVKELLQQRRALQAASATTNTTMLTTSNSPQFAEPVSSSYPASHNVCPLPNEYGSNFNECDQFPENVPYDHNPIFYENTEVYERCLSDLLTENSFTSEAPISHCPPVRHQAPTYYSHSAVNSGSLAYSSVDFGYSTQCVPSSPEDISSSSHLDPKSFYSTPEEYYPHQHYSCTSAFCSIFSYMPDNIEMGPISENASCTMPEYNNYLPGILTEDIWRGNFNECFDY, encoded by the exons ATGGAAGCTAATTCAATTGAAACTTTCAAAGGTGAATGGTTAATAAAGAAAACAGAACCAG AGAAACAGAAGGTTTACCAAGGAGTGAGGGTCAAGATCACTGTTAAAGAGCTTTTGCAGCAAAGGAGAGCTCTTCAAGCAGCATCAGCAACAACTAACACCACAATG CTTACCACAAGCAACAGTCCTCAGTTCGCGGAGCCAGTCTCCTCCTCGTACCCAG CTTCTCACAATGTCTGCCCACTGCCTAATGAATATGGATCGAACTTCAATGAGTGCGACCAGTTTCCAGAAAATGTTCCATATGACCACAACCCGATCTTCTATGAAAACACGGAGGTGTATGAAAGGTGCCTTTCTGATCTCTTGACTGAAAACTCATTCACCTCGGAAGCTCCTATCTCACACTGCCCCCCAGTCAGGCACCAGGCACCTACCTACTACAGTCATTCAGCTGTG AACTCAGGATCACTGGCTTATTCTTCGGTGGATTTTGGGTATTCTACCCAATGTGTCCCATCATCTCCAGAAGACATCAGTTCATCTTCACACTTGGATCCTAAGTCCTTTTATTCAACTCCTGAAGAGTACTATCCTCACCAGCACTACAGTTGCACATCAGCGTTTTGCTCCATTTTCTCTTACATGCCAGACAACATAGAAATGGGCCCAATATCGGAAAATGCGTCCTGTACAATGCCAGAATATAATAACTATTTACCTGGAATTCTCACAGAAGATATCTGGAGAGGAAACTTTAATGAATGCTTTGACTACTGA